Proteins co-encoded in one Marmota flaviventris isolate mMarFla1 chromosome 9, mMarFla1.hap1, whole genome shotgun sequence genomic window:
- the LOC114098325 gene encoding olfactory receptor 51J1 — MMNSNSSLGFLPTTFILVGIPGLEAEHFWISIPFCLMYVIIFLGNGTILHVIRTDASLHQPMYLFLAMLALAEVGVSVSTLPTVLGIFLFSTTEISFEACLFQMFSIHSFSIMESAVLLAMSVDRFVAIYSPLRYTTILTLPRIFGTGVIIGLKSIVLMAPLPMLLWRLPFCGHNALSHSFCLHPNLIHLPCGDISINNIYGLFIVTSTFGLDSLLIVISYGLILHTVLGIATGEGRKKALSTCGSHVCAVLAYYIPMIGLSMVHRFGKHISPLLQTMMANAYLFFPPVVNPIVYSIKTKEIHRGIIRMLAKKRSRV; from the coding sequence ATGATGAATTCCAATAGCTCTTTGGGGTTCTTGCCTACAACATTCATTTTGGTTGGCATCCCAGGCCTGGAGGCCGAGCACTTCTGGATATCCATTCCTTTCTGCCTGATGTACGTCATCATCTTCCTTGGAAATGGCACCATTCTTCATGTCATCAGAACAGATGCTTCCCTACATCAGCCCATGTATCTCTTTCTTGCCATGTTAGCACTAGCTGAGGTTGGTGTCTCTGTATCCACCCTGCCTACAGTGCTAGGTATATTCCTTTTTAGCACCACTGAGATTAGTTTTGAAGCATGCCTTTTCCAGATGTTCTCCATCCATTCTTTCTCCATTATGGAGTCAGCTGTGCTGCTGGCCATGTCTGTAGACCGCTTCGTGGCCATCTATAGCCCACTGCGCTATACCACTATTCTGACACTGCCTCGTATCTTTGGCACAGGAGTTATTATTGGACTGAAGAGCATTGTGCTCATGGCTCCATTGCCCATGCTTTTATGGAGGCTGCCTTTCTGTGGCCATAATGCTCTCTCTCATTCCTTTTGCCTccaccctaaccttatccatctACCTTGTGGGGACATTTCTATCAACAATATCTATGGACTTTTCATTGTTACCTCCACTTTTGGGCTGGATTCATTGCTCATAGTAATCTCATATGGGCTCATACTTCACACTGTATTGGGTATTGCCACTGGAGAAGGGCGGAAGAAGGCACTCAGCACATGTGGTTCACATGTTTGCGCTGTATTAGCTTATTATATACCTATGATTGGCTTGTCTATGGTGCATCGCTTTGGAAAGCATATATCTCCTCTGCTGCAAACCATGATGGCTAATGCTTACCTTTTCTTCCCACCTGTTGTCAACCCCATTGTCTATAGTATTAAAACCAAGGAGATTCATCGTGGCATTATCAGAATGCTAGCAAAGAAGAGATCCAGAGTTTAA
- the LOC114082058 gene encoding LOW QUALITY PROTEIN: olfactory receptor 51M1-like (The sequence of the model RefSeq protein was modified relative to this genomic sequence to represent the inferred CDS: substituted 1 base at 1 genomic stop codon), with product MPAQYPLSPQVMVVSNITYFSPMFYLTGFPGLETIKHWIFLPFFCMYLVAISGNCFILIIIRTNPRMHTPMYYLLSLLALTDLGLSVSTLPTTMGIFWFNYHSIYFGACQIQMFCIQSFSFMESSVFLVMSFDRFVAICYPLRYSVIITGRXVIRAGLFVILWGPVALIPIVLLLKVFPYCGSLVLSHSFCLHQEVIHLACVDTTFNNLYGLMLVVFIVMLDLVLITLSYCLILHTVAGLASQEEQLPAFQTCTSHLCAVLVFFVPMMGLSLVYRFGKEAPPAVHILMANIYLFVPPMLNPIIYSIKTKEIHRAISKLLGLRKANAESWG from the coding sequence ATGCCAGCCCAGTATCCCCTCAGTCCTCAGGTCATGGTCGTATCCAACATTACTTACTTCAGCCCCATGTTCTACCTCACTGGCTTTCCTGGTTTGGAAACCATCAAACACTGGATTTTCCTCCCCTTTTTCTGTATGTACTTGGTGGCCATCTCAGGCAATTGTTTCATTCTGATAATCATTAGGACCAACCCTCGcatgcacacacccatgtactaTCTGCTATCCCTGCTGGCCCTCACTGACCTGGGACTGTCGGTATCTACCTTGCCCACCACCATGGGAATCTTTTGGTTCAACTATCACAGCATCTACTTTGGAGCCTGCCAAATCCAGATGTTCTGCATCCAGTCATTTTCCTTCATGGAGTCCTCAGTGTTCCTCGTCATGTCCTTTGACCGCTTTGTGGCCATATGCTACCCACTGAGGTACTCAGTCATCATCACTGGCAGGTGAGTGATCAGGGCAGGCTTGTTTGTTATCCTGTGGGGACCTGTGGCCCTCATCCCTATTGTCCTCCTCCTGAAGGTCTTTCCCTACTGTGGCTCTCTCGTCCTCTCCCACTCATTTTGCCTGCACCAGGAAGTGATCCACTTGGCCTGTGTAGACACCACCTTCAACAACCTGTATGGGCTGATGCTGGTGGTATTCATTGTGATGCTGGACCTGGTGCTCATCACACTGTCTTATTGTCTCATCCTGCACACGGTGGCAGGACTAGCCTCCCAAGAGGAGCAGCTCCCAGCCTTTCAAACATGTACTTCACATCTCTGTGCTGTACTTGTATTCTTTGTGCCCATGATGGGGCTGTCCCTCGTGTACCGCTTTGGGAAAGAGGCCCCACCTGCTGTCCACATTCTTATGGCCAACATCTACCTCTTTGTGCCTCCCATGCTCAACCCAATCATATATAGTATTAAGACCAAGGAGATTCACCGTGCCATCAGCAAGCTTCTAGGCCTTAGAAAAGCCAATGCTGAGTCCTGGGGCTAA